In Rhodospirillales bacterium, a single window of DNA contains:
- the hrcA gene encoding heat-inducible transcriptional repressor HrcA: MIQELNERSREIFRVLVDEYVRTGEPVGSRTIARQLPGSLSPASVRNVMSDLEDAGLIFAPHTSAGRQPTDLGLRLFVDGLLQLGDLAADERAAIKAACEDSGRAFEEVLASATGLLSGLSHHAGVVVAPKQESAFRHVEFVSLAPDRALVIVVQENGAVENRIIELPPGVTPQALIRAGNYLSSRLGGRTLDEARSQILAELAHHEAELDALSERVVTAGLATWSGANTPEERATLMVKGQANLLDDVRALADLERIRELFDKLDEAHHMSQLIDLTQEAEGVSIFIGADNELFQLSGCSTIVAPVSDEGGRFIGALGVIGPTRMNYARIIPIVDYTAKIVGRLLS; encoded by the coding sequence ATGATTCAGGAACTTAACGAACGTAGCCGAGAGATCTTCCGCGTCCTGGTGGACGAATACGTCCGCACCGGCGAGCCGGTAGGGTCGCGCACGATCGCCAGGCAGCTGCCGGGATCGCTGTCGCCCGCCAGCGTGCGCAACGTCATGTCCGATCTTGAGGATGCCGGGCTGATCTTTGCGCCGCACACCAGCGCCGGTCGCCAGCCGACCGATCTCGGCCTGCGTCTGTTTGTCGACGGCCTTCTGCAGCTTGGTGATCTTGCCGCCGACGAACGCGCCGCCATCAAGGCAGCCTGCGAGGACTCGGGCCGCGCCTTCGAAGAGGTGCTGGCGTCGGCCACGGGCCTGCTCTCGGGCCTGTCGCATCATGCCGGTGTCGTCGTCGCACCCAAGCAGGAGTCGGCCTTCCGCCACGTCGAGTTCGTTTCGCTCGCCCCGGATCGGGCCCTAGTCATCGTCGTCCAGGAAAATGGCGCGGTCGAAAACCGGATCATCGAACTGCCGCCCGGTGTCACGCCCCAAGCCCTGATCCGTGCGGGCAACTATCTCTCCTCGCGGCTGGGCGGCCGCACGCTGGACGAGGCGCGCAGCCAGATCCTGGCGGAACTGGCACATCACGAAGCCGAACTCGACGCGCTTTCCGAGCGGGTCGTGACGGCCGGGCTTGCGACTTGGTCAGGTGCCAACACACCCGAGGAGCGCGCGACCCTGATGGTCAAAGGGCAGGCCAACCTGCTCGACGACGTCCGGGCACTGGCCGATCTGGAGCGCATTCGCGAGCTGTTCGACAAGCTCGACGAGGCGCACCACATGTCTCAGCTCATTGACCTGACGCAGGAGGCCGAGGGCGTCAGCATCTTCATCGGGGCCGACAACGAACTGTTCCAGCTCTCGGGTTGTTCGACGATTGTGGCACCTGTCTCCGATGAAGGCGGCCGCTTTATCGGCGCATTGGGCGTGATTGGCCCGACCCGCATGAACTACGCCCGCATCATTCCCATAGTGGACTATACTGCCAAAATCGTGGGCCGCCTGCTGAGCTGA